AACAATGAAATGGTTTCAGAGATAGCTTGATCTTACAGCGATGTATAATTGAGCAGTTATTTGCACAGACTTCTCAGACATCAAAAAATCTCTtgatctcaagttcaagttcggGTTATTATCATTCAGCTGTACACATGTATGCAGCCAAACAAAAACAATGTTCTTCTGGAACCAACGTGCACAACACAGGACATACAGCACTgctcaaaagtcttaggcacacatatagagatagggtcctttacacttttgcacagtcctgtgaTTGTTAACATAGAGCAGAGAATGAATTTATAAATCAGGTAggagaaaaggatgttgggaatggcgaggctggagcaccatgggaagagagagggacagatggcagagaagaagtgccgGGGTGGGGTATGGCACGGGTGCAGGCACACTCAGCCCATGACACCAGcacggtcatttgattccaaacaattggtataTTGATaatcacagaatgtctctctggtgctcccttcccctttttccaaccatgattcccctctccctgcccccttcccattcttaGTCCACAaataagacttttgcagagtaccaTCAGACAGATGAGAGAAGAACAGAATGGAAGTATATAAAACACATCCAATGACTAAGGGACAATTTCTTTATTGGCTTCAAATTATCAACAGTCATCAGCTTGCagtttctattgacttttaaAAACTCTGTTGTGAATGGTGTTTGACACTGAAGGTAGGGAATTCAAACATGCACATTTTACCAAATGATCAATGTCTGTAACTGAAACAGGAAAAGAAactgtgattgtgtatgatcatCCAAtctacttaacatgccaacgaggtagaggatgacaaccttttgtgcacagtttaaattccattGTACACTAGGAGCAAAAACTGCAAACGCGCACACCTTCGAGGGAACACTGACTGCAGGCTGCCAAGGTGAAATATAAGCCACTGTTTCTCTAGTTTGCATCAAGCCTCACCCTTGCAGTAGAAGCCAAGGATGGACATGCTGGTGTGGGAATAGGAAGGGGGATTACAATGGATTGCAACTGGTGGCAACAGAACCAACTGCAACAGATTGGGGGTGGGAGTGGTGGTTGGAGTTCATGCAGCCCTGACTTTTTACAGGCTAATTTGTTCGAACCATTAAAGTGGACAGACATTGAAGTGAACAGAATCGGCAGCAAATCAGGCACCGTTCAGGTGTTTTCCAGGCCATTGCTATTCCAGAAAGACTTCATTGATCTTTGTGGATTTTCAGCTCTGAATCATTCAGACTGCAGTGCAGCACGTAGAATCAAGATAATCAGAATGGCATGAAAGCACATGGCTTTGAATAAGAGAATGAGCAATGAATAAGGGAGTTCCTGAAATAACCCTAACTCATTTTAATTTACAGTTTATTATGCTGATCTGCACTTGGGATTTGTCGAAATAACACAGCCATTCTCTTTCAGGATGCTCACTCAAATATATGAATACTGAGCATCACCAGGACTTGCTTATCCAACTCTGAACTTAAAATGGGAAAGGTAAGGTTAACAATCAAAACAATCGTATTTGACTAATTATTCATTGGAACAGGTAAAaatttaattgattttttttcttttcaacacAGATCATCTTCTACGAGGACAGGAACTTCCAGGGTCGGCACTATGAGTGCAGCTCCGACTGTGCCGACCTCTCCCCTTACTTCAGCCGCTGTAACTCCATCCGTGTcgagagtgactggtgggtgttgTATGAGAGACCCAACTACATGGGATACCAGTACGTCCTGAACAagggagagtatcctgactatcAGCGCTGGATGGGATTTAATGACTGTGTCAAGTCCTGTCGCAGATTCCCACAAGTGAGTCATCTTTTATGTTTGCATACTTTATCCTCAACAAGGAGGATAAAACTGTAAATTGTTGTGCATTTGATTGAATTCTCACATTGGTGGAAGTACCCCAACTCTTTCCATGTATAAAAAGAATCTGTTTGTGAAACACTTTCATTATCTCACATTTGTACATTTAATTAAGTTTCTCTGTGCAGTAACTATGAAGCTGAAAAGCTTTATTCCTGGAGCAAGATTATCTAAACCAGCATAAAATGCACACTAGTCCAAAATTTAAGCAATATGATTGATTAatttggggcagcatggtagcttagtggttagtgtAGCACTATAACAGACTATCAACCTGGGTTTAATGCCCACAGCTAGTGTTCTCAATATGACCATGTATGCTTCCTCCCAGtgatccagtttcttcccacattttaAAGATGTCCAGGTTAACAGTTTAATTAGTCACTGGGGTGTTAATGAGTGGTGTGTGCACACTGGGCGAGCATGGCCTATTACAGTATTGAATGTCtacataaataaaatcaaaataaaatgatCAGACAAATTATTGCGCCTTAAGTAAGCTGAGAGGAACAGGATTTAAACTTATTGAAAGGTTCCTTGTCATTGAAACTTATAGTTTCAACTGTTATAAAAAATATATTAAGATTACATGACAGAAAACCATCTCATTTAAATCTAAGCATTAACTAGATATTGGTAATTGAAGTATCCTATTTATGTGTACCCCTGATAGAAGCAGACTTGGATCTCCTGTTCCAAACCTTTCACTACTTTATTGCATCTCTGATTAGCTTGGACAACCAGGAGATTGCATCCTTTACTCGTATTTTTTCATTTTGTTGTTATTTCAGGTGTTGGTTACAGAGGGGATGGCATTTATTGTGATTTTTCAACTATTAGATGGATCCCacggaggctgccattttgttcTACTGCCTGAAGCCACCACACATACCACAAAGAATGTTAAGCTCCAATAAAAATGACAAAAAGTTTCCACTACGATAAATCTAAACAATCCActtaaatatcaaaaaattaaattatatttgTGGCTCTCAGAGCTTTACAAGGGAAATGGATACTGCCTTCAGTCAGTAGATGATCGGCTGCTTCATTAGAGCTAACTCAGTTGTTCCTGGTTCTGAAACATTATCTACACTTACTTGAAAGATCATGTCTCACCAAGAGGCACATCAGTACAATTATAATCTTCTTTCTATTCCAGTACCAAGGAAGAAATTACAGAATAAGAATTTATGAGAAACCTAACTTTGGAGGCCAGATGATGGAGTTCATGGACGACTGTCCCTCTGTCTACGATCGTTTCTGTTACCATGACATCCACTCCTGtcaggtgatggatggttactGGATCTTCTATGAACATCCCAACTACAGAGGCCAACAGTACTTCCTGATACCTGGGGAATACAGGAGATACACTACCTGGGGTGGCTACAACTCAATGATCGGGTCCTTCAGGCGCATGAGGGACTTCTAGATTTCCATTGTGAGACATAATCTCTCTGAAGTATTATTGGGAATAATAAAATTGTCTTCTTTATAAGCAACTTCCGTGTTTTGTGTATTCTTTTTTAAAATACTGTGCTATGTGGGAGTGACATACTGTACATTTTGTCTCAATAAAGTTAAAAAGACAAATGTTCAAGTAAATCATTCTGGATAACTATATCCTTTAGAAACAAAGGTCAAAGATAAGGCATTGTGGATAAGATCTTTTTCAGAGGGAAATATGCAATAGTGATATTAAAACTATGTCAATTTACTGTGGACGTCACACATCAAAATATGATCAAATGAGAGCAAAGATGTGAAGAGGACTAAGTCAAATCCTGTCTcccatggagacacaagagactggagatgatggaatctggagcaaataaACAAACTGCAGGAGACACTCAGTGGATCAGTCAGCATCCATGAATGTACAGTTGATGTTGCAGGTCAAGATCCTACTGACCTAGTCCTGATGAAACTCCTGACCTTATTGTAACAATGAACAAAGGCACTGAAGGGACACTAAAGCTAGCGGATATAGAAGCAAAACAAGTATACAGGCATCATATTCATGACTTTCTTGGGAGAAGAGGCCTGCCTAACCCAAAATTACATGATATTTTTAAATGCAAAACATCAAAAGCAACAGCAAGAcaattcaatagttacaatgtctctacaatgcttctgttgaattacatatagttttcacacacctccttcttcatacccacactccagacacccaaaatgaatgttaagcagcattctctctctctctggattcACGCACATGCAGACATCAAGTGAGTGGGAGTTTTCTGATTTGTAATCAACCCCAGTCTGCTGCTCCAGGGAGACttttgttctgagctgcattttaaattcaatctatgttcaaatctgaagattggctgctgctgaaattaatatttgctacgTACTCTagctccagaatatgccctaacaactCAAAATATTAATTGTCCATTTTCCTCCTTCTCAACCAAGCAGTGAATTTCAGTAGTACTGTCAAGGTTTCTTATCGCTGATCCGTTATGAAAACATTTTAATTCACAAAGTATAGTCACAACCACTTTGAAGTCTAAATATTAAAGTAATCAATTAAAATATGCTGCAGGTTACTTGAATAATCCGTTTTACTGACAAGTGTAACTTTATAATCAGAGGCAAACAAAATCTGACAATATAGGCAAAGAAAAAGCAACATGGGGTGCAATCATTTAACACTTTCCGGGACCATTCAGTGAAGTACAGTGGTTTCCAATAAACAAAGTGATTTTCAAATTTAATCACTGCTGCATTTTTGGAAAAGTGGTCAATTTACACAGGTCCCAGATGCAGCAATGTAATAATGACCGAGATACACTCTATTTCTTGTGATACTGGCTGAGGGATCATTACTGGCCAAGACACCAGGACTGATCTCCCGCTGCTCTTGAAAAAATAGAATCTATTCATTTCATCTGTGAGAATATCAGCAGCCTCACCTGCAGGCACTGCTGTAATAAGATTTTTAGATAACAGGCTAACTAAAATTTGGAGTGTATAGGCCCAATCTACTCCAAATTtccattaaaaaaatatataacacaggaatcaatctgatgaaatGTTCCTGCACTCTTTCTATCTCAAGAATATTCTTCCTTAGATAGATTACCTCTAATATTTACAGTatttgctttatttgttacatatgTATTGAAACACCAATTCTAaacgtatggatggaaattacaatggatatttacaaaatggagaaggtaacagcatctgttagttataagttggaacaattttattcataccggaaaaatggtttaactacataacacctcataggcctgattttattctcataagtcaatgaatatgttgtaaaaaaacatagttttcttcttttgattgttctttttttcctctcctttctataagtgtatacctcagataaatattatgtggagatttgtgacaaatacgattatatgatatatatgtacagtatctgaaatacatcttatggaaatgtttgtttgatgatgaaatgcaataaaaaaataaattacaaaaaaaaaagaaacactgaagcatacagtgaaatgcatcatttgcatcaaatcaaatcagcgatgATTGcacggggcagcccacaagttgccatgcttccagcaccaacatagaatGCTCACAACTTGgtaaccctaaccatacgtctttggaatgggaaaggaaactggagcactcgatggaaatccacgcagtcacggggagaatgtacaaacccctttcagacagcagcgggaatccgTGATTGCTGGTGCTGGAAAGCAATGTCCTACCCTG
This genomic stretch from Mobula birostris isolate sMobBir1 chromosome 6, sMobBir1.hap1, whole genome shotgun sequence harbors:
- the LOC140199443 gene encoding gamma-crystallin S-1-like, with the translated sequence MGKIIFYEDRNFQGRHYECSSDCADLSPYFSRCNSIRVESDWWVLYERPNYMGYQYVLNKGEYPDYQRWMGFNDCVKSCRRFPQYQGRNYRIRIYEKPNFGGQMMEFMDDCPSVYDRFCYHDIHSCQVMDGYWIFYEHPNYRGQQYFLIPGEYRRYTTWGGYNSMIGSFRRMRDF